In Dromiciops gliroides isolate mDroGli1 chromosome 4, mDroGli1.pri, whole genome shotgun sequence, one DNA window encodes the following:
- the LOC122755119 gene encoding LOW QUALITY PROTEIN: 39S ribosomal protein L4, mitochondrial-like (The sequence of the model RefSeq protein was modified relative to this genomic sequence to represent the inferred CDS: deleted 1 base in 1 codon; substituted 1 base at 1 genomic stop codon) has translation MSHPKKIPFCWVAMLVIWIFWGIFRPGRSLSPAQRALSTLTGRDLIGLEHALTSGLPTLLLCHLLCHCEPSVPVHQTLVQAWVKPLQCYEEMCLDLADRHSDVFSVAPQLDILHEVAMWHKNFKRISYPKTKAWTEVRGGGRKPWQQKDSGWDKHGSICSLIWQESSIAHGLWGPTSYGYMLPMKIQVLSLKVTLPIKLMQDDLHVVNSLELPTSDPRYLLGLVQHXCWGDSILLVDVDEEMPQNVVFSVSNLKTINLVPAVGLNVHSMLKHQTLVLTLSTVPFLEKKLLWHDKHYTPILPALQKLPFTLHTYFFTLKKLGFADLDMGRHYAKLQTFFALLASGLILGIRKFSVLPVWCYIERGKVLLKVELSPPQMVPSQVSGMLLAITQSSNQGLLLLAQQASDTAGLNPQDKRQTASPRTLAQKA, from the exons GCACCCCAAGAAGATCCCCTTTTGCTGGGTGGCTATGCTGGTGATCTGGATATTTTGGGGGATCTTTAGACCCGGTCGCAGCCTAAGCCCCGCACAAAGGGCCCTGTCTACGCTGACTGGCAGGGACCTCATAGGCCTGGAGCATGCCTTGACTTCAGGACTTCCA ACACTGCTGTTGTGCCACCTGCTCTGCCACTGTGAGCCATCAGTTCCCGTGCACCAGACACTGGTGCAAGCCTGGGTGAAACCCCTTCAGTGCTATGAAGAAATGTGCTTGGACCTGGCTGACCGTCACTCTGATGTTTTCTCTGTGGCACCCCAGCTGGATATTCTACATGAGGTTGCCATGTGGCATAAGAACTTCAAGAGAATTAGTTATCCCAAGACCAAGGCATGGACAGAGGTGAGAGGTGGTGGGAGAAAGCCTTGGCAGCAGAAAGACTCAGGCTGGGACAAGCATGGGAGCATCTGTTCTCTGATCTGGCAGGAAAGTAGTATTGCCCATGGTCTATGGGGTCCAACTAGCTATGGCTATATGTTGCCCATGAAGATTCAAGTGCTAAGCCTCAAGGTGACCCTGCCAATCAAGCTAATGCAGGATGACCTTCATGTGGTAAATTCCTTGGAGCTGCCAACCTCAGACCCAAGATACTTGTTAGGCCTGGTTCAACACTGATGTTGGGGTGACTCCATCCTCCTTGTTGATGTGGATGAGGAGATGCCCCAGAACGTTGTTTTTTCTGTATCCAACCTGAAGACCATAAACTTGGTGCCAGCAGTTGGCCTCAATGTCCACAGTATGCTGAAGCATCAGACCCTGGTCTTGACTCTCAGCACTGTTCCCTTCCTGGAGAAGAAGCTGTTATGGCATGATAAGCACTATACACCCATTTTGCCTGCCCTACAGAAACTTCCCTTTACCCTCCATA cctatttcttcactttgaagaAGTTGGGCTTTGCTGACCTGGATATGGGtaggcactatgccaagcttcAAACATTTTTTGCGCTTCTGGCTTCAGGGCTAATTCTGGGGATCAGAAAGTTTTCTGTGCTTCCAGTATGGTGTTATATTGAGAGAG GAAAGGTCCTTCTTAAAGTAGAGCTCAGCCCACCACAGATGGTTCCCAGTCAAGTCAGTGGGATGCTTTTAGCCATAACACAGAGTAGCAACCAAGGCCTCTTGCTGctggctcagcaggctagtgACACAGCTGGCCTTAATCCCCAGGACAAAAGGCAAACTGCCAGCCCCAGAACCCTGGCACAAAAAGCATGA